From Coffea arabica cultivar ET-39 chromosome 2e, Coffea Arabica ET-39 HiFi, whole genome shotgun sequence, the proteins below share one genomic window:
- the LOC113730534 gene encoding WAT1-related protein At2g39510, whose product MGFLKHANPYLAMTFVQVGFAGSAIIAKSALNQGMSHYALSIYRNLFAAVAFAPFAVVLERKVRPRMTFSVLWKILLLGLLEPVIDQNLYYAAMKYTTATFTAAMTNMVPALTFLLAWILRLEQVNLRRIDGLVKIAGTAVTVGGAMIMTLVKGPTIGLPWTKADTGVHSSTVANPQDPIKGALMLAAGCFCWANFYILQAITLKSYPAGLSLTSMICMAGALQAIAVTLVAERGNSSIWSIHFDTILLCYVYCGLISSGVTYYVTGLILRAKGPVFVAAFNPLSMVIVAIMSSFILAEQLNFGRVFGAVIIMLGLYLVIWGKSKDKCLLSKSNNIDQIAPIDQQLPDKNLSTKSSIDEKSEANIAGDNAA is encoded by the exons ATGGGGTTTTTAAAGCACGCAAATCCATATTTAGCGATGACATTTGTGCAGGTTGGCTTTGCAGGTTCGGCTATAATTGCCAAGTCTGCTCTAAACCAAGGTATGAGCCATTACGCACTTTCTATATACAGAAATCTCTTTGCTGCAGTTGCATTTGCTCCTTTTGCCGTTGTGTTAGAGAG GAAAGTCAGGCCAAGGATGACCTTTTCCGTTCTCTGGAAGATATTACTGCTGGGATTATTGGA GCCGGTCATAGACCAGAACTTGTACTACGCAGCCATGAAATATACAACAGCAACATTTACCGCTGCTATGACCAACATGGTTCCTGCCCTAACGTTTTTGTTGGCGTGGATTTTAAG GCTTGAACAGGTGAATCTCAGAAGAATCGACGGCCTGGTAAAAATTGCAGGGACTGCTGTCACGGTCGGCGGCGCGATGATTATGACCCTCGTTAAAGGACCCACCATTGGTTTGCCCTGGACCAAAGCCGACACCGGTGTTCACTCTTCAACTGTAGCAAATCCGCAGGATCCCATCAAAGGAGCTCTTATGCTCGCTGCAGGTTGCTTCTGTTGGGCCAATTTTTACATCCTTCAG GCCATCACATTGAAGTCATACCCAGCTGGACTCTCCCTCACGAGTATGATATGCATGGCAGGAGCACTTCAAGCCATTGCCGTAACCTTAGTTGCGGAAAGGGGCAATTCTAGTATCTGGTCGATACACTTTGACACCATCCTTTTGTGTTATGTTTACTGC GGACTAATCAGTTCCGGAGTTACTTATTATGTTACAGGATTAATACTGAGGGCAAAAGGGCCTGTTTTTGTCGCTGCCTTTAATCCTCTAAGCATGGTTATAGTGGCTATTATGAGTAGCTTTATCTTAGCTGAGCAGTTGAATTTCGGAAG GGTTTTTGGAGCCGTCATTATCATGCTTGGGCTGTACCTAGTGATATGGGGCAAGAGTAAGGACAAATGTCTTTTATCCAAATCCAACAATATTGATCAGATAGCGCCAATTGATCAACAATTACCTGACAAAAACCTGTCAACGAAATCTTCAATTGATGAGAAAAGTGAAGCAAATATTGCTGGAGATAATGCTGCCTAA
- the LOC113733469 gene encoding zinc finger protein ZAT11-like, whose product MGMNMMNVGTKRAREPDQFDSITTMANCLMLLSRAGEFEALNIFHHNNSSDNSHNPSRVFECKTCNRQFPSFQALGGHRASHKKPKLGADLSLQSQVQTSPPKPKTHECSICGQEFAVGQALGGHMRRHRAAMNEEIGYHQSPVSSLSSGQQHQSPVSSLSSGQHEPVVQKSNTSSGRVCCLDLNLTPLENDLEFRLGKVVAPPVDCFLQGC is encoded by the coding sequence ATGGGAATGAATATGATGAATGTAGGAACCAAAAGAGCCAGGGAACCGGATCAGTTCGACAGCATAACCACCATGGCGAATTGCTTGATGCTGTTGTCTCGAGCAGGAGAGTTTGAAGCATTAAACATCTTCCATCATAACAACAGCAGCGACAATAGCCACAACCCTAGTCGAGTTTTCGAGTGCAAGACTTGTAACAGGCAGTTTCCATCGTTTCAAGCGCTGGGAGGCCATAGGGCGAGCCATAAAAAGCCAAAGCTCGGAGCAGATCTAAGCTTGCAATCCCAGGTGCAGACGTCTCCGCCTAAGCCTAAAACGCACGAGTGCTCAATCTGCGGGCAGGAATTCGCGGTAGGTCAGGCGCTAGGCGGGCACATGAGGAGGCACAGAGCTGCAATGAATGAAGAAATCGGATACCATCAATCTCCTGTGTCATCACTTTCATCTGGCCAACAGCATCAGTCTCCTGTATCATCACTTTCATCCGGCCAGCATGAACCGGTTGTGCAGAAGTCAAATACTAGTAGCGGACGGGTTTGCTGTTTGGACTTGAACTTGACGCCgttagaaaatgatttggagtttcggCTTGGCAAGGTTGTGGCTCCGCCTGTTGATTGCTTTTTGCAAGGTTGTTAA